In one Nicotiana tomentosiformis chromosome 6, ASM39032v3, whole genome shotgun sequence genomic region, the following are encoded:
- the LOC138893938 gene encoding uncharacterized protein — MGMDWLYLCFAKLDCRTRTVRLEYQNEPVIEWMGDNVVPKGRFISYLKATKMIIKGCIYHLVRVTDNSGEVPTLESVPVVNEFQEVFPDEFPGIPPDREIGFGIDVMPGTQPISIPPYKMAPIALKELNE, encoded by the coding sequence atggggatggattggctttatttgtgttttgctaagctcgactgccgaactagaactgtgaggttggAATATCAGAATGAGCCGGTTATTGAGTGGAtgggggataatgtggtgccgaagggtaggtttatttcttaccttaaggccacgaagatgattatcaaggggtgtatctatcatttggtccgggttacagacAACAGTGGGGAGGTGcctacactcgagtctgtgccagttgtgaatgaatttcaagaggtctttcctgatgagttccctgggattccgccagacagggagattggttttgggattgatgtgatgccaggcacgcaacctatatctattccgccctacaagATGGCACCAATAGCATTGAAGGAACTAAATGAATAa